Proteins encoded within one genomic window of Theobroma cacao cultivar B97-61/B2 chromosome 7, Criollo_cocoa_genome_V2, whole genome shotgun sequence:
- the LOC18594605 gene encoding G-type lectin S-receptor-like serine/threonine-protein kinase At1g11330: MGKTTIGLVLLALILLSCFCFQFGTALDTITPSNSIKDPEVILSKNGVFRLGFFNFSDSTDRYVGISYNQIPVQTVVWVANRNQPLKDSSGIVKISDDGNLVVLNGQDEILWSSNVTNLASNTSALLLDSGNLVLKNNEDDNGASIWESFQHPSNAYTATMKISTDLRTGQKVQLSSWKSPSDPSDGNFSFGLEPVNIPELIIWNNNQPYIRSGPWNGQIFIGMVNMNSVYLNGFSLVTDDQKESFYLTYALANKSTLLYYELNPLGKLVERYWDEGKGDWGNNWLENDCDVYGKCGAFGSCDSMKPKICSCLRGFEPKNREEWNRENWTSGCVRTTLLGCQKVNNGSEVGKEDGFLKLEMMKVPAFAEWSSPLEETCEEQCLRNCSCVAYAYDVGIGCMLWSGNLIDIQKFPSRGVDLYIRLASSELGKKEKSKVIVIVTVVVGIIIITISTFFLWSWMAKHRGRKQKVGEMLLFNKGKAVGNFSSDNMVGENLFEVKLQQLPLFNFEELASATNNFHLTKKLGQGGFGPVYRGTLQDGKEIAVKRLSRASGQGLEEFMNEVVVISKLQHRNLVRLLGCCVEREEKMLVYEYMPNKSLDAFIFDQVQRQFLNWEKRFNIIEGISRGLLYLHRDSRLRIIHRDLKASNILLDQDLNSKISDFGMARIFGGNENHANTKRVMGTYGYMSPEYAMQGQFSEKSDVFSFGVLLLEIVSGRKNTSFYDNQHSFSLLGYAWKLWKEDNIFGLVEMGVSDPSYDEKEILRCIHVGFLCVQESAKDRPIMSRVVSMLNSEIVDLPTPTQPAFIGGQINEDAESFPNNEDRFSLNDVTVTDVVGR, from the exons ATGGGGAAAACAACGATCGGCTTAGTTTTATTAGCTCTAATTCTACTATCTTGTTTTTGCTTTCAATTTGGCACTGCTTTAGACACTATCACACCATCCAATTCCATCAAAGATCCTGAAGTCATACTCTCCAAGAATGGAGTTTTTCGCTTGGGATTCTTCAACTTTTCTGATTCTACCGATCGCTATGTAGGGATATCGTACAATCAAATACCTGTTCAGACTGTGGTATGGGTAGCAAATAGAAACCAGCCTCTCAAGGACTCCTCTGGGATTGTGAAGATATCCGATGATGGCAACCTTGTTGTTTTGAACGGACAGGATGAGATTCTTTGGTCATCAAATGTTACAAATCTGGCTTCTAATACAAGTGCCCTGCTTTTAGACTCTGGAAACCTTGTCCTGAAGAATAATGAGGATGATAATGGAGCGAGCATATGGGAGAGTTTTCAACATCCTTCTAACGCCTACACGGCAACCATGAAGATTAGCACTGATCTAAGAACGGGTCAGAAAGTGCAGCTGTCATCCTGGAAAAGCCCTTCCGATCCATCTGACGGTAACTTCTCTTTTGGCCTTGAGCCTGTCAACATTCCagaattgatcatttggaaCAACAACCAGCCGTATATTCGGAGTGGCCCGTGGAACGGTCAGATCTTCATTGGAATGGTAAATATGAATTCTGTATATCTTAATGGATTTAGCCTTGTTACAGATGACCAAAAAGAATCCTTTTATCTTACTTATGCTCTTGCTAATAAGTCTACGTTGCTATACTATGAACTTAATCCTCTGGGAAAATTAGTAGAACGATATTGGGATGAGGGGAAGGGGGACTGGGGCAACAATTGGCTAGAAAATGATTGTGATGTTTATGGAAAGTGTGGAGCATTTGGAAGCTGTGATTCAATGAAACCAAAAATTTGCAGCTGTTTGAGGGGATTTGAGCCTAAGAATAGAGAGGAATGGAATAGAGAGAATTGGACCAGTGGATGTGTTAGGACTACCCTATTAGGGTGCCAAAAAGTAAACAATGGCAGTGAAGTAGGCAAAGAAGATGGGTTTTTGAAGCTAGAGATGATGAAAGTGCCAGCCTTTGCAGAGTGGTCATCTCCACTTGAAGAAACTTGCGAAGAACAATGCTTGAGAAACTGTTCATGTGTGGCTTATGCATATGATGTTGGCATTGGTTGTATGTTATGGAGCGGAAATTTAATTGACATACAGAAATTCCCCAGTCGGGGAGTGGATCTTTACATTCGACTGGCATCTTCAGAACTTG GTAAAAAGGAGAAAAGTAAAGTTATTGTTATTGTAACCGTGGTCGTGGGTATAATCATCATTACGATCTCTACATTTTTCTTATGGAGTTGGATGGCTAAACATAGAG GAAGGAAACAGAAAGTTGGAGAGATGTTGCTATTCAACAAAGGAAAAGCAGTGGGAAATTTTTCTAGTGACAATATGGTTGgagaaaatttatttgaagTTAAACTCCAGCAGCTACCGCTATTCAATTTTGAGGAACTAGCAAGTGCAACAAACAATTTTCATCTTACAAAAAAGTTAGGACAGGGTGGTTTCGGTCCAGTATACAGG GGAACATTGCAAGATGGAAAGGAAATAGCTGTGAAGAGATTGTCAAGAGCCTCTGGCCAGGGGTTAGAAGAATTTATGAATGAGGTGGTGGTGATTTCTAAACTCCAACATCGAAATCTTGTTAGATTACTTGGCTGTTGTGttgaaagagaagagaagatgTTAGTCTACGAGTATATGCCCAACAAAAGCTTGGATGCTTTTATCTTTG aTCAAGTCCAACGACAATTCTTGAATTGGGAAAAGCgttttaatattattgaaGGAATTAGTCGAGGATTACTTTATCTTCATCGAGACTCAAGATTGAGGATTATTCATAGAGATCTGAAAGCAAGTAACATTTTACTGGATCaagatttaaattcaaaaatttcagaTTTTGGGATGGCAAGGATTTTCGGAGGGAACGAAAATCATGCCAACACAAAAAGGGTCATGGGAACTTA TGGTTATATGTCTCCCGAGTATGCAATGCAAGGGCAATTTTCAGAGAAGTCCGATGTATTCAGCTTTGGAGTTCTATTACTAGAGATTGTTAGTGGAAGAAAAAACACAAGCTTTTACGACAATCAGCATTCTTTTAGCCTTTTGGGATAT GCATGGAAATTGTGGAAGGAAGACAACATTTTCGGTTTAGTAGAGATGGGGGTTTCTGATCCGAGTTATGATGAGAAAGAAATTTTGAGATGCATACATGTGGGATTTTTATGCGTTCAAGAATCTGCTAAAGATAGGCCAATAATGTCAAGAGTAGTTTCAATGCTTAATAGTGAGATTGTGGATCTTCCAACTCCAACACAACCCGCTTTCATTGGAGGACAAATTAACGAAGATGCTGAGTCCTTCCCAAataatgaagatagattttcgTTGAATGATGTAACTGTTACAGACGTTGTTGGCCGATGA